The following are encoded together in the Bactrocera neohumeralis isolate Rockhampton chromosome 6, APGP_CSIRO_Bneo_wtdbg2-racon-allhic-juicebox.fasta_v2, whole genome shotgun sequence genome:
- the LOC126763694 gene encoding odorant receptor 59a-like: MAFEDVKGIFRTHWTIWKWMGQVTHPKYPKMYKAYSILVNVIFSLGYPVHLVIGLLQEETLQGSLLNLTISLPSVICVLKFYNTWRNFDKVRHLEQMYNTLYARIDHPKDLTYYRKVTAPNASKVMNAFKVICVGMTVTAELTQLYVGFVYGWRLMYPGYFPFDPHGSTAGYVTAHIFQFIGLLTQISQNLMSDTYGAVCLALLAGHTHLLGQRLARIGYDKGKTQEQHNQDFVDFIVDHNMLLNCQRTLVDIIGMGLFALIISTSLLLAIVIIYPMFFVDNALEYAYYVFFMFGALMEVFPTCYYATHFEYEFESLTYKIFSCNWVDQNRAFKKNLIVCLEQSLKARHVFVGGMFRINMQIFIAICKGAYSVFTLALNYK, from the exons ATGGCCTTCGAAGACGTTAAGGGAATATTTCGAACGCATTGGACAATCTGGAAATGGATGGGTCAGGTGACCCACCCGAAGTATCCAAAAATGTACAAGGCCTATTCGATACTAGTGAATGTCATTTTCTCACTCGGTTATCCTGTGCATCTGGTGATTGGGCTGTTGCAAGAGGAGACGCTACAAGGATCTCTGCTGAATCTCACCATCTCCTTGCCATCCGTCATTTGTGTGCTGAAGTTTTACAATACTTGGCGAAACTTTGACAAAGTGCGTCATCTGGAGCAAATGTACAATACACTTTACGCGCGCATAGATCATCCCAAAGATTTGACATATTACCGCAAAGTCACCGCCCCCAACGCATCCAAAGTTATGAACGCGTTCAAGGTAATTTGTGTGGGCATGACAGTCACGGCGGAGTTGACGCAGCTATATGTGGGCTTCGTTTACGGCTGGCGCCTAATGTATCCGGGATATTTTCCATTCGATCCGCACGGCAGTACAGCCGGCTATGTGACGgcacatatatttcaatttattggCCTCCTGACGCAAATAAGTCAAAATCTGATGAGTGACACTTACGGTGCCGTGTGCCTAGCTTTGTTGGCGGGGCACACTCATTTGCTTGGCCAGCGCTTGGCACGCATCGGCTATGACAAGGGTAAAACGCAAGAGCAACATAACCAGGACTTCGTGGACTTCATTGTGGATCACAATATGCTATTGAA CTGTCAACGCACGCTGGTCGACATAATTGGCATGGGCTTGTTTGCTCTAATAATCTCCACCAGTCTACTTTTGGCCATTGTGATAATCTACCCGATGTTCTTTGTTGACAATGCTCTGGAGTACGCATATTACGTTTTTTTTATGTTCGGCGCACTAATGGAGGTGTTCCCCACCTGTTACTACGCCACTCACTTCGAGTACGAGTTCGAAAGCTTGACCTATAAGATCTTCTCCTGCAACTGGGTGGACCAGAATCGAGCGTTCAAGAAGAATTTGATTGTGTGCCTGGAGCAGTCGTTGAAGGCGCGTCATGTCTTCGTCGGCGGCATGTTTCGCATTAATATGCAAATCTTTATCGCCATTTGCAAGGGCGCTTACTCTGTCTTTACGCTCGCTttgaattacaaataa